ATGAACTATTTAAAAACTGTCCGCAGTTACAAAAACAGTGCTGTAGAAtcaatactgaaaataaataaactcaaaatCCTTACTGAGCTGTATCTGTGTCTCCCTGTTAAAGCTTGCTGGGTTAAGTCCATTACCACAGTCTGCTGGCTGTGCAGCATAGATGGAGATTACAGAGATAAGACCTTAATGCCCTCAGACACCTTTCCGGACCTAAACCcactccttcatctcctccgCCTCCGCCCCGCCATCAGAGACTCCTCTCAGCTCATCCACTCTTTCTCTGGACTCTAGAAGACACAGTGACCGTCGGCCTGCTGCCATGAAGACTACTCTGGCCCTGCTTCTCATCTCTCTGGCATGCCACGGTAAGTTTCTACAACACTGATATCATCATTGGATTTCTGGGTTTCAGCACTGGGGAAAGATTTATTTGGTTAACAGCTGGCAGACTAATCATTGAGAAGTTACAGAAGCACTGAGACACAAGGGATCCAGGATTTTTGGATCCAAAAAGCAGACATTGGTTGAAGATTGTTAATTTACGCAGAAGCAAAGCAGTTTTAGCTTGAGGTCAGCACAATTTGGGGGTGGCATGGtggaaaaaatctaaatacttCTGCAATGTAACAGTTGTTGTTGCATTCAGCAGCTTTCATTGTGCGCAAATGTGTCCCTGTCATAAATATGAGGAGAGGACTGTTAGCCTCCACTGACTGTACCTGCAAGTGACTGTGCGTCTGCGTGTGTGCGGATGTGCATACATGGGGTGAATTAACTATTAATAAGAACATATAGTTGTGCATCTGCATCCTTTCACCCGCCCTGTGAACGTACATACTCAGTCTCAAGTCAGGTGCTCTCTCCTGTTCTGTCTGCGAAGGCCACGCCCTCAAGTGCCACACATGCGTGGCGTCCAATGAGGACGACTGCAACCGACAGGGCTCCAGCTCCTGCCCTCAGTACGCTGACGCCTGCTCCACCATCACAGGACCCAGTGAgtaaccaaacacacacacatacaaacattcaCCCGGGAGAACATGTAAGGCAAGTGTGATTTAGTGGAAAAAAGTATTGTAAAAGCCTCACTAGGGATCGGCGTAACACTGACAACCAACTGCATGTGTGGAGTAGCAGTTTAAAGGAGTCAGTAAAGCTTAAAAAGTGCACATCTATTGACAAAAGAAGAGGTTTAGTCAGTATTTAAacagtttgtatgtgtgtgtgtgtgtgatcataaAGCCAGCCTCTCATCATTTGAGGTTACTGGATGTCATCCCAGCAGTTTACAATAGCCACAAACTTCTGTAGGcctgtatgtttatgtgtgtgagggtTAAGAGCAGAAGAGTGTGGGAGGGAGTTCACCGGGTTCACAGCATCGAACCAAACTAACACAAGTGTCACAGTCTTCAATAATAGTTCACAACAACTAAACTGTGAACGTCTCACacatccctccctctgtcttgCTCTCTTTCCAGACACCGTGATGAAGTCGTGCTCGTACAAGGCTTTCTGCGACAAGGCTCATGGCGTCGGCTCCGGAGCCAAGATGGAATGCTGTTTTGGCGACGACTGTAACGGGCCCCACCGGAGCCACAGCCACGGGGGTCACCAACATAACAGCGTGGGGGCTCCGGCCTTCAGCCCCGTGCTGCTCATCACATCCCTGCTGCTGCGTGTGGCCACCAGTCAGCTGTGATTCATCCCTCAGTTCTTCCAATCGTTTGCTAGTTTGTCCATTCATCCACCTTCTCCTCTTTGTCACTGTGGCCCTCAGATATTTTTAATCCAATGGATTTGAGTGGCAAATGTTTCACATGGTTTTAGACCAATTAAAGTGTTTCTGATGACTGTGTTGGTGCATAAATACAAGCTTCAGCACcttttattgtgttattattttatcatcatcAAAAACTTGAACAGTAACCTCATTCTCTCTGGTATTATCTAAAGTGTTCACTTGTAGATGATTCAAAGCTGTAAATGCTAACCTGTGAACCTGTGAACCTGGGGGTGTTTGTGGTGaataaatgtgcacaaagtaaagcacgttttgttttttgtgttagcCGGCCGGTGTGGTTTCAGTAGGTGCTGGGATGCCTCAGTGGGTAGCTAGTGTGAGCTCGCTTGATGCCTTTGAACCACATTATTCACCAGTGCCGTTGCCATGGGAACCAGAAAGGAAAGTCTTTTAACACTACAATCTTTAGAATTTTGTAATGATGTAatcaattgttattttttttgtttgcatgcaaGCTTGTTTGCATAAAGATACAATCACACCCTTATTGTgttgtgtgtatagtgtgtgtttgcatgtggtTAAGATCCCCTTGGGGTGACATTTGATAGAAATTTGGGTTTATGTTAGTGTCCCTGATGTAGAAGCATGCTTACAGTAGAGATAATATAGTCTGTGATGTTCATCAGAAACAGGAGTATCTGTGGAAACATTAGGACTTCCTTCTTTAACTGTGTAACTTGAATCCTGCGCAGTCGCCACAGGATATGAAGTCAGTGAGGTAGGTCTCCCTCCTCAGGCAGGTCATATGACGTGTAACCACTTCCTCTTAACGAGAGGACACAAATGaaccaaaagagagaaaaaaaaataataatacagaatCACTCCCGTAAATGCAGACACAGTAAATTGTTACGTTCAGTAGAGAGGTATATTCTAGATTTACATGTGTGGAAACTCTTAACAACATAGATTATTGTCTAAAGGTGTTGCTGAAACCAGGAGGTCAGGGCAGTTCATGCTCTGATCTCTTTTACTGTCTCTCAGGAGTTTCATCACAGGACTCAAACCTTGTCACCCCTGTGTAGAGGTGGAAAAACCTTTGAAGCAATACTGAGGTACTGTATTTAACAGATTTGTCAGATGTTGAAGATGCTACTTTTGTAGATTAAGATTGTCATAAAAATACAAGGTAAGatcagaaataaaatgcattgcTGAAGTTTAAACGATGGGGATAGTCAAGCCAAGCACCACCTCGATCAcctacaataataaaaacattttattcatttattattatttaagttatctctcatcttttattttctctctctctctctctctctctaattgtAGGTTAAATACCCACAATTACTTACAGATCACATATATTGGGCTTAAAGCTCGTTCTAAActatacatacacagaaataaaaacggATTTAGTATTTCCTCACAAAAAACACCTGGAAGTGTCGAGGCGGCTTTGgaacaaaattataaaatgcacaaaataatataatcgATAAGTAAAAAGTcaatatttgtgatttttaaaaactgCTCAGACAATGTCAAAGAGTTTTTGGTTTGCTGTCTAGACAAGATTATTGACGGTGAGAGGGTAGATTTCTAAAATCCTGCTGTGGCCCTTTTATAGGTGGAGCATTTCATTTTGGTAGTCCTAATCCTACTTTTTACAGTTGTTCAAAGTAGATGTAGTGAGGGTTTTATTTCCCCAACTGCTTCTGGCACATCATCCTGCACCTGCCACACTCACCTCCCATGGCTTGAATGACACTATTCTTCACTGTGTACCTGTTTATCCAGGTTTACACTCCCTTCTTTTATAGCTGCTCATTTATATGCACCAACTGattcagatgtgtgtgtgtgtgtgtgtgtgtgtgtgtgtgtgtgtgtgtgtgtgtgtgtgtgtgtgtgtgtgtgtgtgtgtgtgtgtgtgtgtgtgtgtgtgtgtgtttgacccaGTTATCCAGTTTCCACCTGACAGCAGAAGAGATAACATCACATGCAGTTGAAGGAAGAATAAAACTGCGCacgtttttatatattttctaaataaaagccTCAACAAGAgaataaacatgcaaaacaaacatttctttctacaatcaacacttgaaatgatgaaggcacttgcaaatgacaaggtagtacaaaatgtaaaccatactttggtgtttcattttttacctctttacttaagatttcattaaacgttttttttttttttcctttttacaaaaagtaccaaaacactggcaacaaggaagatcttgggtagataataatgagaataaatatgaaacaaaatttaaatcatacccccctaaactaaaaagaaatctggtttgaattgaaatcaaacacttttacaaagcttgtttgTAAAAGTGTTACAAACAAGGCCTTTACTGAATTgcagatgttaaaataaaaaagctcagATATGTGTTGAGCTGTTAGTTCCTCGTTGTGTGACAgatcagcagcagaggaggaggaggaggaggaggaggaggacccgGCCGGAGCTCTCAGGACTCATAGATCACATCCGGGGCTGGTTTATTCTAATAACGAAACGTCCAACCCGGAAAAAAGACAACTCTTCTGTAATCCGATCACACATCCAAACAGATGAGAGCCTGAGAGCCTGATGCACACCGGAGCAGCTTTAATGCTGCACGCAGTTTGTAAAAGTTATTCAAACTTTGTCTAACATGCTTGTTTTTTACCAAACGCGAGTCTCTCGGTGCTTCTGAGCCGCAAACTGACTCCACAGAGGGTAAGAAACCAGACTGAATGTGTgtcattgtctgtgtgtgtgtgtgtgtgtgtgtgtgtgtgtgtgtgtgtgtgtgtgtgtgtgtgtgtgtgtgtgtgtgtgtgtgtgtgtgtgtgtgtgtgtgtgtgtgtgtggtacagtACTGTAGGTGTGGCAGGCCGTGGAGTCGTTGGGTCTGGTGAGTCAGTTCAGGTCATCTGGGCTGAACTAATGTATCAGGTCAGGTGTCGATGAGTAAATCTGCCAGATCACATTTAAAGTGTTTGATTCGTGCTCATAATCACGTTATAGGCTACATGGTTGTCTTAATAATGATTATTCAGTGACAGTGAACAATGTGACCATCCAGCTGTCATTAGAGAGCAGTGGAGAAGGAAAGTTATTAATCCAGTACCAGTGAAACATGTCTGTCAAAACCTCCCATGTAGATTGTTTTGTTATACTAacaaaaatccaaatatattgAGTTTTATGCTTGCTGTGTTATTCTTTTAAGCTACTTGATATGTTTTCTCCAACACAAAATTTGGAGGgaattattgtactttttaaagcaAGTAGTTACTATTGTGGTGATGATGGCGCCTCAACCGTGTGATCcactttttaacaaaaatgtaggCCCTCGGCAGTTATGGATCCTCCCATTGACttcaaaatacttaaaataactaataatattTGACAGTCCCTCAACATGTGAGGCCTTGTTACAGAAAGCATACAAAGCTGTTAAAATGAGCTTCTACAGCACCTAATTAACACTCACATGTGAATTAATTAACCAATGAAATATTGCATCACTGTCAGTGGGGCCGGGCTATAATCCAAGATGATAATTTATCGTTTTACAATGGAATCATTTCATGATGAAATTGTATTGAGATATTGTAATACACAATTACGTTGTCTAgttggtaataaaaaaacacaaactaattaaaattGCAAACctattacttttcatttgttaaatatttatttcacacGGGAGAATTGTAAACTAGGCTTTaacatgtggttatttcataatactatttatttattggattaCTAGAAAACATACTATATCGGGATATATCTCATTATCaagatatgaaatgaaatatatattgggATAGAAGATTCAGGCCATATTGCCAGCCCTAACTGTCGTCCAAGCATCACAGTTGAGAATCTTGTATTTGGGAGTGTTTTTAGATCATTAGTTGTTGGTTAACATCAGACGATGGATTCCTCGATTCAGATCCAAGTTGGAGGCTTCTGTGGCTGTGGAGAGAACTTTGTCAGAGCTGAGAAAATAATCCAGATGGTACCTCGTTTTAACTCAGTATTTGAAATTCAGGGAAGTGCAGGATTGAAGATTAAAGCAGAATATCTTTTTTCTGCATTGATTTTGCCCATTCTTTGGAATTGTATTGAAGTACTTGTCAAAATAGCTAGAGTATGA
This sequence is a window from Anoplopoma fimbria isolate UVic2021 breed Golden Eagle Sablefish chromosome 13, Afim_UVic_2022, whole genome shotgun sequence. Protein-coding genes within it:
- the si:ch211-113d22.2 gene encoding uncharacterized protein si:ch211-113d22.2 gives rise to the protein MKTTLALLLISLACHGHALKCHTCVASNEDDCNRQGSSSCPQYADACSTITGPNTVMKSCSYKAFCDKAHGVGSGAKMECCFGDDCNGPHRSHSHGGHQHNSVGAPAFSPVLLITSLLLRVATSQL